A region of the Microbulbifer pacificus genome:
ATGGGTTTTCCCAGTGCGCGCGGTGACACGCCAGTCGATGGAGCGTACGTCGTCGCCGGGTTGATAGTAGCGTACTTCCTCGAAGTTCATCCCGCGCCCGCGATAGCGGGTGAGCAGGTTGCCGGCCTGGTCGCTGCGATTGAGCCTGGGTTTGAACAGGCGCAGCTGGCGGGCGATATGGCGCAGGCGCACCAGCGGCGCCACTTCCGGATAGGCGCCGCGCAGGTTCAGTTCGCTGTGATTGATCGCTTTGTGCACGTCCGTCAGCCCTAGATTGCCGGTACCTGTTGCAGCAGGCGGCGAATGACCTGGTCGGGGCTGGCACCGGCGGCTTCCGCTTCAAAACTCAGCAGCAGGCGGTGGCGCAAAACATCCGGGGCAATCGCCATCACGTCATCCGGGGTTACATAGTCGCGTCCGGCGAGCCAGGCATAGGCGCGGGCACAACGGTCCAGTGCAATGGTGGCACGTGGGCTGGCGCCGAAGTCGAGCCAGGCGGCGAGTTCCGGGTCGTAGCGCTCGGGTTCGCGGGTGGCGATGATCAACTGCACGATATAGGTCTCCACCGCTTCCACCATGGTCAGGTCGAGGATTTCCTGGCGCGCGGAAAAGATGGTGTCCTGACTGACGATGGCATTGGGACGACCCTCACCATGGCTGGCCTCGGCACGTGCCAGCTGCAGAATTTTTCTCTCCGATTCCGCATCCGGGTAAGAGAGATTGACCTGCATCAAAAAACGGTCGAGCTGGGCTTCCGGGAGCGGGTAGGTGCCTTCCTGCTCGATGGGGTTCTGGGTGGCCATCACCAGGAACAGCTCGGGCAGCGCGTAGGTTTTGCGGCCGACGCTCACCTGTCGCTCGGCCATGGCTTCCAGCAGCGCGGACTGCACCTTGGCCGGGGCGCGGTTGATCTCATCCGCCAGGATAAGGTTGTGGAATACGGGGCCCGGCTGAAAATGGAATTCGCCGGTCTCGGGGCGATAGATGTCGGTGCCGGTAATGTCCGCGGGCAACAGGTCCGGGGTGAACTGCACCCGGTGGAAGTCACCCTCGATGGCATCGGCCAGGGTTTTGATCGCTTTGGTCTTGGCGAGCCCCGGCGCGCCTTCTACCAGAAGGTGTCCGTCGGCGAGC
Encoded here:
- a CDS encoding AAA family ATPase, whose product is MDTRQQIKILGEWLEQQIIGQATLVNRILIGLLADGHLLVEGAPGLAKTKAIKTLADAIEGDFHRVQFTPDLLPADITGTDIYRPETGEFHFQPGPVFHNLILADEINRAPAKVQSALLEAMAERQVSVGRKTYALPELFLVMATQNPIEQEGTYPLPEAQLDRFLMQVNLSYPDAESERKILQLARAEASHGEGRPNAIVSQDTIFSARQEILDLTMVEAVETYIVQLIIATREPERYDPELAAWLDFGASPRATIALDRCARAYAWLAGRDYVTPDDVMAIAPDVLRHRLLLSFEAEAAGASPDQVIRRLLQQVPAI